From the genome of Thermosynechococcus sp. NK55a:
TATAGAGCAGTACCCCGGCCGGCAGCGGGAAAAAGAGAAACATCCCAGAGAAGATGATCGGTGTTAATTGATTAACAGTTTGCTGCTGCGGGTTGTTGCTGCTGCCTTGGCCAGAGAGCAACTGATTGACATAGAGACTGACGCCAAAGCCAAGGATCATAATGAGAATATCCCAGTGGATCGCGCCCCAATTAAACTGGCGTGTGCCGTCGGGCAGCGCCATGAAGAGTTCCCCCTGATCTACGACACCCACATGGCCAAGGGCAGAGATAAAGAGGAAACCTTTATCAGCAGCAATCCCCGGAATTGTTCCCTGAACTGTTACCTCACCGGGTTGCAGGGCTTGTAGATGACCTTCGCTATCAATGGTTGCTCGCTCTTGACCGCGAAGAATTTGCCACTTTGGTTGCAAGTGACTATTGGGATACGCCGCCACCAGTTCACTATAGGGTTTACCCTCCTTGGTTTGGAACTGCAGATCCACCACTTGACCGACTGGAATCCTGGTACCGCTGGGAACCACCGCTTGAATCGGGAAGTGTACCCCCTCGTCAACGTAGATATTTTGCGGTTTGGTGGCAAAGGGCTGGGCTAAGACAGCTTGCTCCGGGGGAACAATTTGCAGGTTGATTTGGTAGTTCACATCGGCAAAAGGTGATCCGCGCAGCGTTGCAAAGAGGGCAAAGAGAATCGGCAACTGCAACAGCAGAGGGAAGCATCCCGCCAAGGGATTGCCAAACTCCCTATAGACCTCTGCCATTGCCTTTTGCTGTTCCGCAGGATTGTCCTTGTATTTCTGTTGGATTTCCTGCATCCGTTTTTGCATGATCGGCTGGACAACCTTCATGCGCCGCATATTGCGAATTGACCCGGCACTCAGGGGATAGACGGCAAGGCGCACCACCAGTGTCAGAGCCACAATAGCAAGGCCATAGCTGGGCACAATCCCATAGAAAAAATCAAGGATTGGCAGCATGACATTGTTGGAGAGGAAACCGATACCAAAATCCATGGAATCCTGCAATTAGGGGTGAACAGTTAACAGAACTATCTTAGGTCCTAAGAACCAATCGCGCCACTGACACTTTTGGCAGCGGGACTCAATTTGGTAGAAATATAGTCGTAAATTTCACGGAAGCGGGGGACAGCGCGCATTTCTAAGCGGCTACCATCTTTGAGGGTCACAACCATATCGCCGTAGGCGCCCCAGCCGCGAGGAACGGTGACGACTTTGGTGATTTCGCTATAAATGACATCGGAGCGATCGCGCCCCAGCCAGCCGCCAATCACCGTAATCCGCCGATTCGTAATGCGGTACCGCAGCCAGAGAGCACGGACAATGGCACCCGCAGTCAGGGGCAGACAGATCACCGTTAGCCCCAACAGCAAGTTGATCACCAAGTCACCCCAATGGGGACCGCCTTCGTAGAAAACATCTTCGGAAATTCCCGGCATCGTCAGTATCCCTGCTTTGGCCATTAACTGCCTCAATTCAGCGCGACAGTCTTCGTCACTCACTTGCAGTGCCGCCTGACGCACTACCACAATCATATCCCACCCTGCAGCTATCTGCGGTAAGAGGGGGCGAATCACCCGCCGCCATTGCCGCTTCAAACGGTTCCGATCAACGGCTCGCTTGCTGACCTTTTTACTGACCACAATACCCAGCCGTGGTGCTTCCCTAGCGGATTGGGGCGCCAGCCAAAGAACAGCCAGTTTGCCGTGGTGGACAGTTTTGTGTTGATAGACGCGGTCAAAATCATGGCGATCGCGCAGGCGATGTTGACGCGGCAACACTAGACGGTAAGCCGTGCCCGTCCCTTACGCCGCCGTGCCTTGATGACGTTCTGACCCGATTTGGTACGCATGCGCGCGCGGAACCCGGAGGTGCGTTTACGTTTGCGGACAGTGCCGCCCAGTGTACGTTGCGTCATGGCTGTTGCAGTTATGATGGTTGATTAGAAAAAAACACTGCCCCAGAGGGCACGCCCTAGTCAGTCATTAGAGCGATCTACAATCATATCACTTCCCGTGAGGCAGCGGTAGTCCTGTGGGGCTATTGCCCTCTGCCTCGTGATGCCTATCATTGCTCACATCCTACGGACGAGGTTTGC
Proteins encoded in this window:
- a CDS encoding PH domain-containing protein, which codes for MPGISEDVFYEGGPHWGDLVINLLLGLTVICLPLTAGAIVRALWLRYRITNRRITVIGGWLGRDRSDVIYSEITKVVTVPRGWGAYGDMVVTLKDGSRLEMRAVPRFREIYDYISTKLSPAAKSVSGAIGS
- the rpmH gene encoding 50S ribosomal protein L34, translating into MTQRTLGGTVRKRKRTSGFRARMRTKSGQNVIKARRRKGRARLTV
- the yidC gene encoding membrane protein insertase YidC, encoding MDFGIGFLSNNVMLPILDFFYGIVPSYGLAIVALTLVVRLAVYPLSAGSIRNMRRMKVVQPIMQKRMQEIQQKYKDNPAEQQKAMAEVYREFGNPLAGCFPLLLQLPILFALFATLRGSPFADVNYQINLQIVPPEQAVLAQPFATKPQNIYVDEGVHFPIQAVVPSGTRIPVGQVVDLQFQTKEGKPYSELVAAYPNSHLQPKWQILRGQERATIDSEGHLQALQPGEVTVQGTIPGIAADKGFLFISALGHVGVVDQGELFMALPDGTRQFNWGAIHWDILIMILGFGVSLYVNQLLSGQGSSNNPQQQTVNQLTPIIFSGMFLFFPLPAGVLLYMLIANIFQTVQTFILQREPLPEHLQKLVEEQERAEALKNRAALPFEGKGAKGAKATKVKRNPSS